GCAATTCGGCGTCGTGGCTCTCGGTCAGACCTTGCAGGTGATTGCGCAGTCGGGCGCTGACTTGCTCCATCTCCACAGGGTGCGCTATCTGCGTGCGAAATTGGCCGCGCAGGGGCTGTAGCTCCTCCAGTTTGTACCCGAGCATGTGCGCTGCATTGCTGTTGATGCGAAGCTCATCGGTCTGGAAGTTCCACTCCCAGGTGCCGGTGCCGGTGCCCTCAATGATGGATGCAAGGCGCCAACGCTCGTCGCGCAGCGCGCGTTCAGACCGCAGTTTCTGCGTCACGTCTTGCACCACGCTGATGCTTCGCAGGGGCGTGCCATCGGGGTTGCGCAGCAAAATAGCGGAAAGAAGTACGTCGATGACCTTGCCGCTTTTGCAGACCATTTGGTAGGGCAGGTCCTTGGCTGTTCCAGTGCGGACAAACTCATCGAGAAGGAGTTGCAACATGTCGCGAGACTGCGGTGTCAGTAACGACCCGATGGGGCGGCCAATCACCTCCGCTTCTGTATAGCCCAGGGTCTCTAGCCATAGGGAGCTGACGGAAAGCAACTGGCCCCGCGCATCAATGGAATGCAGCATGGCGGGTGTCATTTTGTAGAGCTGACGCAGCAGGTCACGCTCTGCAGACAGCGCCGCTTCTGTCTGGCGCTGCAGCGTAATGTCCTCGACGGTGCCTACATAGCCTGGGGGCAGACTCGGGCCCAAGGCTGCCGTGGGGCGTGCGCGCGCGCGGACTTGGCGGACCATACCGTCGCCACTTAGAACCCGAAACTCGGTATCCAGCTCCAGTCCAGCCAGCGCATGCTGTTGCCACTTGCTTTGAACGTCCTCTTTGTCGCTGGGGTGCACGGCGCTGGACCAGCCTGTCCCCAGGCTTTGGTCCAGACTCAGACCAAAAATGGACTGCCAGCGCTCGTTGGTGTAGTTGCAGGTTCCGTTGAGATCGGTGGTGAAGATGCCCAGATGCGATGCGTCATTGAGTGCACGGAACCGTGCCTCGCTGTCTGCCAGTGCTTTGAGCGCCGCACGGTGTTCGCTCATGTCTCGCAGCACGATGACCAGCCCTGCTGGATGCATTGGTGACTCAGCCACCGGCGCCAGGCTCAGCGAGATATCCAGGGTGCGGCCATCGGCTGTGCACAGCTGGGTGTCGACGATGGCACCAGCCAGTTCCCCGCGCAAGCAGGCCTGAGCTTTTTCGTGGCTAGCCAGGCACAGGCTGGGTAGCAGGCTCTGCAGTGCGCGCCCCTGTATGGCCGCAGCGCTGTAGCCCGTCAGGCGCAGCGCGGCATCGTTCCACTGGTGGATGACGCCATTGGAGGCAACGCCAAGGATGGCATCAAAGCTTCCCCTCATCATGGCACCTGCTTGGTCTGCCTTGGCGTGCAGTGCACGCTCGCTTTGCAAAGCAAGACGACCCTCCAGCAGTTGCACGGCGGTGCGGGCCAGCAGCGCTAGCAAATGCCGCTGGGTGTCTGTCAGCTTGCGGGGCTGCCGGTCAATCACGCACAGTGTGCCGATGCGTTGTCCGTCTTCAAGCGTCAGTGGGGCACCTGCATAAAACCTGATGTCTGGCTTGCCGGTGACCAGCGCGTTGTCCGCGAAGCGGGCATCGGCAGATGCGTCGCTCACTTCAAAGACCTCGGAGCCCAATATGGCGTGTGCGCAAAAGGCGAGTTCGCGCGGCGTTTCTTGTACGCCCTCCAGGCCCACGTTGGCCTTGAACCACTGGCGATGTGCGTCCACCAGGCTGATCAAAGAGATGGGGCTGCCAGTGACGGTGGCGGCGGCTTGCACCAGCGCATCGAAGGCAGGGTCTGCGGGGCTGTCAAGCACTGCCAGTCGGTGCAGGGCCTGTAGTCTTTGGGTTTCGTGGGCTGGAACGGAAGCGGCTGGCACGAAGGGTCCTCAGGGTATTGCGGTGTTGTGCGCTGTAGCAAGCGATGGTGATTGTGGCGGGAATACGGCGCGCCTGATAAGGGAATGTCCCCTAGTCTGCTCTGTGTAATCGGCTTTGGGGGCGCAGGCGCTCTGACCGCCTTTGCCTAAACCCTTGCCTTCGCCGTGGCTCAGGGAAATGGCATATGCTGACAGCCCCAGGCTTGGAGTGCTTGGTCCCAAGAAAGACAATCAAACATGGCGATTCTTCAGAACACTGATTTGCGTATCCTCATCGTCGATGATCAGGATTCGGTGCGTCTCGTGTTGGCTGAGCAGCTTATAAAAATGGGGGTGCGCGAGGTGGTGCAGGCGCGCTCGGCCATTGAAGCGATCGAGATGTTTGCCGCCCACAAGCCTGACATCGTGCTGCTGGACATCCAAATGCCAGGGCATAGCGGGCATTGGATTGCAGAGCAGATCCGAAATATGGACGGTGGGCACTGGACGCCGATCATTTTTCTCACCGGGCTGGACAGTGACGAAGACCTGTGGGAAGGCATTCGAGTGGGGGGCGACGACTACCTCATCAAGCCCGTGCGCAGCACCGTTTTGGCCGCAAAACTGCGCGCCATGCAGCGTTTACTGACGATGCAGCGCCGATTGGTCTCCGTGACGGAGGAACTGTATGAGGCCAACAAACGGCTCAATTCGCTGATTGAGCGTGATGCATTGACGGGTCTGATCAACCGACGTGGGTTTGATCGAATCCTCCATGAGCAGATATTGCTGGCGCGGCGCCACCGTTTGCCTCTCACGCTGATGATCTGCGACATCGACTTCTTCAAGCAATACAACGACACTTTGGGGCACCCTGAGGGTGATCTGTGTCTGCAAACTGTATCCAAAGTGTTGGGCTCGGTGTGTCAGCGTCCGACGGACACCGCCTGTCGGGTGGGGGGCGAGGAGTTCGCGCTGGTGTTGCCCAACACGCCTCGCTCTGGCGCCATGATGTTTGCCAGGGCTCTGACAGAGGTGCTGGCGTCTCGTGGCATCGTCCACCCGGCGTCGTCAGTGTCGGGGGTGGTCACTGTTTCCGGTGGGATTACCACTTGCGTTCCAGACGAGCAAACTTCAAACCTGGGGATGGTGACCCGGGCAGATGAGGCGCTGTATGCCGCCAAGGCTCAGGGGCGCAATAATTTTTTCAGCTACGAGTTGCAGCTGACTGCCAAGGAACACCTAGCGCAGCGCTGATTCTTGGCGCACGCTCGGAGCGTGGTGACCTGCCGGGCTACCGGCATGCGCAGGGCGGGCGCACCCCAGCCCATTGCCTATCGCGCGGCGGGGCGTTGAACGGCGACACCTGACAACTTGTCCAGTGCACAACGCAATGCACTGGCTATCATCCATCGCAATCGGCCGCCGCACTGGGGTCCTACAAAGCAAGACACACAAGAGGGTGCGATGGAGTATTGGGAGGGATTCGATACCAGCCACTGGAAAACCACTGACAAGGCTTGGATGGCCGAGCGCAAGCAGCAGTGGCTGGAGATTGAGAAGCTGCTGTACGTGCTGGACAAGAACAAGAAAGCCCGCAGCCTCATCAAGCAGTACTTCCTCAAGGGCCAGCTGCCCGAGTGGAAGAAGCTCCATGACTGGAGCCAAGGTTCCACCACGCGGCATCTGGACCTGCTGCTCTTTCTGTACCTGCACCCTAGCCGTGACGACGCGGTGCTGCGCCCTTTGCGCGACCAGTTCATGGACAACCCCCACGCCCGTTGGGACGACCGGTTGATCGGGTTCAACACGTTGTGGCAGATCGGTCTGTCCGAGCCTGCGTCGGGCAGTCTGCGGATGTTTCGCATCGCCGATCTGGAAAAAGAACTGCCCCAAGTGGCCGCCAGCCTGGCGCCTGCGCCCGAGCCCTTTGCGGACTGCCGACGCATTGAGGTGCATACCGATGGCCAGAACGAACGCCTGTTCAATCTGATGTGGCCCGACATCACACAGCAAACCGTGCGCCTGCCGGTGACGCGCGACACCTACTGCTACCGGGCACCCCGGTACACCATGGATTACGAAGAGTTCCCGTTGAGGCGGCACCGCTTCACGCTGGACACGCTGTGGACCATGGGCCAGTGGCTGGTGTGGCCTGCCCCCCTGAACCGGGGCAGCAGCGACATGCTGTTCCAGTACGAGCGGCCGATGGACCTCTGGTACCACCACTGCGCGCAAGAGGATGTGCCGGAAGATCCCGTGTGGCGCGAGCTGGTGATGCTGGCGGTGTACCGCATCTTTCATTTCGACGTGGACCAGGAAGCCCTCGACAGCCCGCGCAGCCGTTTTGTGCGCCGGGCGCAGGCGTTGCTCACGGAGCGCGAGTTTTCCGCTTCATTCCAAGCCCTGATCGCAGCAGCCCGCAACGGCGAGGTCGTTGTGAGCGAGCCCTGGAACAACGACGCCAAGGTTCTGGCACCGGCCTTCTATACGAGCACACGCTGGACCGGCTGAGGCCAGGTGCCCATTTCAAACCCAACCAACCCAAGACGAGAGAGTGAACCCATGCAAACCAGCGCATTTGTCAGTGAACCTGGAGCTTTCCGAATCCGTGCGGCCGACCATGCCGCCGCTTTGACGAGCTTGCAGCGCGGGTGCCCCAAGCACATGGTGATCGCGGACTACTTGCAGAACCCCGAAGAGTTCGCCAGCACGCGCTATCTTGCGCGGGCGTTTGAGCTGCTGGGCACGCAATGCGATGTGGATGGTGGCGATCTGGTGCTGGTGCCTTTCGCAAGCAGCGAGAGCGTGGACCTCTCGGCCTACTACTGGGACTTCATTGAAACGTTGGCGCACGA
This Acidovorax sp. 106 DNA region includes the following protein-coding sequences:
- a CDS encoding diguanylate cyclase domain-containing protein; translated protein: MAILQNTDLRILIVDDQDSVRLVLAEQLIKMGVREVVQARSAIEAIEMFAAHKPDIVLLDIQMPGHSGHWIAEQIRNMDGGHWTPIIFLTGLDSDEDLWEGIRVGGDDYLIKPVRSTVLAAKLRAMQRLLTMQRRLVSVTEELYEANKRLNSLIERDALTGLINRRGFDRILHEQILLARRHRLPLTLMICDIDFFKQYNDTLGHPEGDLCLQTVSKVLGSVCQRPTDTACRVGGEEFALVLPNTPRSGAMMFARALTEVLASRGIVHPASSVSGVVTVSGGITTCVPDEQTSNLGMVTRADEALYAAKAQGRNNFFSYELQLTAKEHLAQR